The following proteins are co-located in the Planococcus plakortidis genome:
- a CDS encoding helix-turn-helix domain-containing protein has translation MNILETPSIQETISRIFMNETENVAQLEGLERFFEVETQLMHEIHNLEKDRAKETLRELIDMLALHAGKDIIRTVRNYYIILSSVMARKLYEMRVPPKKAFAFNAACVELVDKHMNDSEFMYVADELIEFFTSIISERKQPSFGHQTVNKVVIFINDEVERDLSVEEIAKHFNISTSHLSRIFREHAGITLVEYLNVRRVEESQYYLRHSNKGISEISKQFHFCNQSYFTRIFKKYTTVTPKQFRDSQHIPYFRYTLPNAK, from the coding sequence ATGAATATACTCGAAACGCCATCCATTCAGGAAACCATTTCCAGAATCTTCATGAATGAAACTGAAAACGTCGCACAGCTCGAGGGGCTGGAACGTTTTTTTGAAGTGGAGACTCAATTAATGCACGAAATCCACAACCTGGAGAAAGACCGTGCCAAAGAAACATTGCGTGAATTGATCGATATGCTTGCCCTTCATGCTGGGAAAGACATCATCCGTACCGTCCGCAATTATTACATCATCTTATCGTCTGTCATGGCGCGTAAATTGTATGAAATGCGCGTGCCGCCGAAAAAAGCGTTCGCGTTCAATGCAGCGTGCGTCGAATTGGTCGATAAGCATATGAACGATTCGGAATTCATGTACGTCGCCGATGAACTGATCGAATTTTTCACATCGATCATCTCGGAACGCAAGCAGCCGTCATTCGGGCACCAAACCGTCAACAAAGTCGTCATTTTCATCAATGACGAAGTCGAGCGCGATTTGTCGGTGGAGGAAATCGCCAAGCACTTCAATATTTCGACAAGCCACTTGTCGCGCATTTTCCGTGAACACGCAGGGATTACATTGGTGGAATACTTGAACGTGCGCCGCGTAGAGGAATCGCAATATTATTTGCGCCATTCCAATAAAGGGATCTCCGAAATCTCCAAGCAATTCCATTTCTGTAACCAGAGCTATTTCACGCGGATCTTCAAGAAATATACCACGGTGACGCCGAAGCAATTCCGCGACAGCCAGCATATTCCTTATTTCCGCTATACCTTGCCGAATGCCAAATAA
- a CDS encoding 3-phenylpropionate MFS transporter, translating to MNNQKWLSLNFFAFFFTWGVFLPYWTGWLTNEKGLSVSAASVIMGAGMVARSLSTLFFFPLLTRLFSLGRLMQILAIASFAAMALYIPANSYTLLFIITFAFSFIYPNLLPAMESGATVLMQTDRIHYGKSRSYGSLGYTIALLIVGAATAIWQENAILWIMLLGLLFMAITQSLASPVPLQSRPAPRTKKGPSATAELLKSKGFITVLVVSILLQGAHAAYYNYGFIYLQDIGVNSFYIGLILNVAVIFEIVFFVKADTLFEKWSVSSMFLLAGIGSTVRWILIFLFPSVWVFILAQTLHALSFGVAHFAFIRYIFKKLDPLNIPAAQGMYAALGMSLSVALLTFIGGYLYEIAPGYSFLGMAASSFPAVVLVLLTRKRFAY from the coding sequence ATGAACAATCAAAAATGGCTTTCCTTGAACTTTTTTGCGTTTTTCTTTACCTGGGGCGTCTTTTTGCCTTACTGGACCGGCTGGCTGACCAATGAAAAAGGATTGAGCGTATCGGCAGCCAGTGTCATCATGGGGGCTGGCATGGTCGCTCGCTCGCTGTCGACTTTGTTTTTCTTCCCGTTGCTGACGCGGCTGTTCTCGCTTGGGCGCTTGATGCAGATTTTGGCCATCGCTTCGTTTGCGGCCATGGCACTCTACATTCCAGCCAATTCCTATACCTTACTGTTCATCATCACATTCGCCTTCAGCTTTATCTACCCGAACCTGTTGCCGGCGATGGAGAGCGGGGCGACCGTCTTGATGCAGACCGATCGCATCCATTACGGCAAAAGCCGTTCTTACGGGTCGCTCGGCTATACAATCGCTTTATTGATTGTCGGGGCAGCGACCGCCATCTGGCAGGAAAATGCGATTTTGTGGATCATGCTTCTCGGCTTGCTGTTCATGGCCATCACCCAATCGCTTGCGTCCCCAGTGCCGCTGCAATCGAGGCCGGCACCGAGAACAAAGAAAGGGCCGAGCGCCACGGCAGAACTGCTGAAATCGAAAGGGTTTATAACCGTTCTCGTCGTGTCCATCCTGCTTCAGGGAGCGCATGCGGCGTATTATAATTACGGCTTCATCTACTTGCAGGATATCGGCGTCAACAGCTTCTATATCGGCTTGATCTTGAATGTCGCCGTGATCTTTGAAATCGTCTTTTTCGTCAAAGCCGATACATTGTTCGAGAAATGGTCGGTGTCCTCGATGTTCCTGCTCGCAGGCATCGGTTCGACCGTTCGCTGGATTCTGATTTTCCTGTTCCCGTCGGTGTGGGTGTTCATCTTGGCGCAGACGCTTCACGCTTTGTCTTTCGGCGTCGCGCATTTTGCCTTTATCCGCTATATCTTCAAAAAGCTCGATCCACTCAATATTCCGGCGGCACAAGGCATGTACGCTGCACTCGGCATGAGCTTGAGTGTCGCATTGCTGACATTTATCGGTGGCTATCTATACGAAATCGCTCCGGGCTATTCATTCCTCGGGATGGCAGCGTCTTCGTTCCCAGCCGTCGTGCTCGTGCTGTTGACGCGCAAACGATTCGCGTATTAA
- a CDS encoding glycosyltransferase, with protein MTKQVLFVSDHGDPLAKLGGKQAGGQNNYVKQLALALEDRGWQVDVVTHWCDENAPQIEHFGEHCRVIRVEAGYKGFVSKNEMYSMLPAFYEEMKRLLPLSNYDIVHTHYWLSGLIGKKLKEEFGLPYIHTSHSLGWAKEEATGTHDARREKAEETILAHSDHILATTNTEKQVIKENVSAASPISVIPIGVDEAFRVRGSRHHIRKKFGYQDPLFVFAGRLEATKGIFTLLKAFKLLTEKSGSRYTPELVIAGGEPDAIDTETGLPKDPELRKAVSGIEHYVRFVGPKNQEQLALLFNSATATIVPSFYESFGMVAAEAQACGSPVIASKVGGLKNVVEDGVSGLLVEAQNEIDLAIAMEVLSVNSLLVERLSRQAVRIARKDFNWDSISKKINTLYEVIIRERSNTLVSDRPGRNLSR; from the coding sequence ATGACCAAACAAGTGCTTTTTGTATCAGACCATGGCGATCCTTTGGCAAAGCTCGGCGGAAAACAAGCAGGCGGCCAAAACAATTACGTCAAGCAACTGGCACTCGCTCTTGAAGACAGAGGGTGGCAGGTGGATGTCGTGACCCACTGGTGCGATGAAAACGCGCCCCAAATCGAACATTTCGGCGAACACTGCCGTGTGATCCGTGTAGAAGCCGGCTATAAAGGATTCGTTTCAAAAAACGAAATGTATTCCATGCTCCCGGCATTTTATGAAGAAATGAAGCGCTTATTGCCGCTATCGAATTACGATATTGTCCATACCCATTACTGGCTTTCAGGATTGATCGGCAAGAAACTCAAAGAGGAGTTCGGCCTCCCTTATATCCATACGTCCCATTCGCTCGGATGGGCAAAGGAAGAAGCGACCGGCACGCATGATGCCCGCCGCGAAAAAGCGGAAGAAACCATCCTCGCCCATAGCGACCATATCCTGGCGACGACCAATACGGAAAAGCAAGTGATCAAAGAGAACGTTTCCGCGGCTTCTCCCATCTCGGTGATCCCTATCGGCGTTGACGAGGCGTTCCGTGTCCGCGGTAGCCGGCACCATATCCGGAAGAAATTCGGCTACCAGGATCCCCTCTTCGTTTTTGCTGGCCGCCTGGAGGCAACGAAAGGCATCTTCACTTTATTGAAAGCCTTCAAGCTCCTGACAGAAAAAAGCGGCAGCCGCTACACGCCTGAATTGGTGATTGCCGGCGGTGAACCGGATGCCATCGATACAGAAACAGGCTTGCCGAAAGATCCGGAATTGCGCAAAGCGGTAAGCGGCATCGAACATTATGTCCGTTTCGTCGGCCCGAAAAACCAGGAACAATTGGCGTTGCTGTTCAATTCAGCTACCGCCACCATCGTCCCGAGCTTCTACGAATCCTTCGGCATGGTGGCCGCTGAAGCCCAGGCATGCGGCAGCCCGGTCATCGCTTCGAAAGTAGGCGGCTTGAAAAACGTCGTCGAGGACGGCGTCAGTGGTTTACTTGTCGAAGCACAGAATGAGATCGATTTGGCGATTGCCATGGAAGTGCTGTCCGTTAACTCGCTTCTGGTGGAACGCCTTAGCCGCCAAGCGGTGCGCATTGCACGGAAAGATTTCAATTGGGACAGCATTTCAAAAAAAATAAATACTTTGTATGAGGTGATCATCCGTGAACGGAGCAACACACTTGTTAGCGACCGACCTGGACGGAACCTTAGTCGGTGA
- the cls gene encoding cardiolipin synthase, protein MTVTIISVLTAATFILNIFLAAALVFLERRDASSTWAWLLVLFFVPIAGFFIYLLLGRKLRQKKLFKWEEGRKRIGIESLIAHQMNEIHDGTFPFQDVSTKDYSNLIYLHLRNNGALLTQNNHVKIFNDGREKFDALIRDIEQAKDHIHIQYYIFRLDQLGNRIMEALLAKAKEGVKVRLLYDDMGSRSLSKRHFKEFSAAGGEVETFFPSIMPIINPRLNYRNHRKIVVIDGKVGYIGGFNVGEEYLGLNRRFGYWRDTHLRMEGNALYPLQTRFILDWNQASARHDIEYDEAYFPPQPEDGSTSMQIVSSGPDEEWEQIKDGYLKLIHLAREYIYIQTPYFIPDASFYDALRIAALSGIDVRIMIPNKPDHPFVYWATYSYAGQMLRAGARVFIYDNGFLHTKMIVIDDEASTVGTANIDVRSFKLNFEVNAFIYDDKVSMELADMFRQDTELSSELTYEMYMARTRMIKTKESIARLLAPIL, encoded by the coding sequence ATGACCGTCACCATCATCTCTGTGTTGACTGCTGCAACCTTCATCCTGAATATTTTCCTGGCAGCGGCGCTGGTGTTTCTGGAACGCCGGGATGCTTCCTCCACCTGGGCATGGCTATTGGTGTTGTTCTTCGTTCCCATCGCCGGATTCTTCATCTACCTCTTGCTCGGCCGTAAGCTGCGCCAGAAAAAACTCTTCAAATGGGAGGAAGGCCGCAAACGGATCGGGATCGAAAGCTTGATCGCCCATCAAATGAATGAAATCCATGACGGCACCTTCCCTTTCCAGGATGTCAGCACGAAAGATTACAGCAACTTGATTTACTTGCATTTACGCAATAATGGCGCCTTACTGACACAGAATAACCATGTAAAGATCTTCAATGACGGCCGTGAAAAGTTCGATGCCTTGATCCGCGATATCGAACAGGCAAAAGACCATATCCATATCCAATATTATATTTTCCGCTTGGACCAGCTCGGCAATCGCATTATGGAAGCTTTGCTCGCCAAAGCGAAAGAAGGCGTGAAAGTACGGTTGCTTTATGACGATATGGGCTCCCGCAGCTTGAGCAAACGCCATTTCAAGGAATTCTCGGCAGCCGGCGGCGAAGTGGAAACCTTCTTCCCTTCCATCATGCCGATCATCAATCCCCGGTTGAACTACCGGAATCACCGCAAAATCGTCGTCATCGACGGCAAGGTCGGCTATATTGGCGGCTTCAATGTCGGGGAGGAATACCTCGGGCTCAACCGCCGCTTCGGCTATTGGCGCGATACCCATCTCCGGATGGAAGGCAATGCCCTGTATCCGCTCCAGACCCGTTTCATCCTCGACTGGAACCAGGCGTCCGCGCGCCATGACATTGAATACGACGAAGCGTATTTCCCACCACAACCTGAAGACGGCTCGACTTCGATGCAGATTGTCTCGAGCGGCCCTGACGAGGAATGGGAACAGATCAAGGACGGCTATTTGAAGCTGATCCATTTGGCGCGTGAATATATTTACATCCAGACCCCGTATTTCATTCCGGATGCCAGTTTCTATGACGCCTTGCGAATTGCGGCTTTGTCCGGAATCGACGTGCGCATCATGATCCCGAACAAGCCGGACCACCCGTTTGTCTACTGGGCGACGTATTCATATGCCGGGCAGATGCTGCGGGCAGGGGCTCGTGTGTTCATTTACGACAATGGCTTCCTCCATACGAAAATGATCGTCATCGATGATGAAGCATCGACTGTCGGGACAGCGAATATCGATGTCCGCAGCTTCAAGCTGAACTTCGAAGTGAATGCCTTCATTTACGATGACAAGGTGTCGATGGAGCTTGCGGATATGTTCAGGCAGGATACGGAATTATCGTCGGAACTGACGTATGAGATGTACATGGCAAGAACCCGCATGATCAAGACAAAAGAATCCATCGCCCGCCTGTTGGCACCGATTCTGTAA
- the yidC gene encoding membrane protein insertase YidC yields the protein MKKKITLLLMLAATIAFLSGCSAVENKEGFFYTVFVAPFDFSLDYLGNLFGGSYGMAIVVITIIIRLVLMPFMLRTYKRQQGMKVKMDKMRPEMEDIQKRLKATKDKEEQMKLQQEMMGLYKKHDVNPLNMGCLPVVIQMPIIMGLYFAILYSPDVRSHEFLWFNLGSPDIAMTLIAGAVYFFQAKVSLWTMPEQQQKQMKFFIYLSPIMIMFISFTSMAALPVYWAVGGILLIIQTFIGRKFYSEHPEKALEAVEETETTDKKN from the coding sequence GTGAAAAAGAAAATTACATTACTGCTCATGCTTGCGGCCACGATCGCTTTCTTGAGCGGCTGTTCAGCAGTTGAAAACAAAGAAGGATTTTTCTACACGGTTTTTGTAGCGCCGTTTGATTTTTCGCTCGATTATTTGGGGAACCTTTTCGGGGGAAGCTACGGCATGGCGATTGTGGTCATCACGATCATCATCCGCCTTGTCTTGATGCCGTTCATGCTGCGTACCTATAAACGTCAGCAAGGCATGAAAGTGAAGATGGATAAGATGCGCCCGGAAATGGAAGATATCCAGAAGCGCTTGAAGGCAACGAAGGACAAAGAAGAGCAAATGAAGCTCCAGCAGGAAATGATGGGGCTCTACAAGAAGCACGACGTCAACCCGCTCAATATGGGATGCTTGCCCGTCGTCATCCAGATGCCGATCATCATGGGCTTGTATTTTGCCATCCTCTATTCGCCGGATGTGCGTTCGCATGAATTCCTGTGGTTCAACCTCGGTTCGCCGGACATTGCCATGACCCTGATTGCGGGTGCGGTGTACTTCTTCCAGGCTAAAGTGTCGCTATGGACCATGCCGGAACAGCAGCAGAAACAGATGAAATTCTTCATCTACCTGTCCCCGATCATGATCATGTTCATCTCGTTCACATCGATGGCTGCATTGCCTGTTTACTGGGCAGTCGGCGGGATCTTGTTGATTATCCAGACGTTCATCGGCCGGAAATTCTACTCGGAACACCCGGAAAAAGCGTTGGAAGCGGTGGAAGAGACGGAAACAACCGACAAGAAAAATTAA
- a CDS encoding diacylglycerol/lipid kinase family protein — MKKAMFIWNPSSGKEKAADYKDFAEKTLIEMGYEADTRETTGPGDATQFAEEACEKHYDLVVAMGGDGTINEAVSGLAEKQHEPLFGLVPLGTVNDFARALGISLNPEEAIEGLKTGREKRVDIGKVGDRYFMNILAIGEIAESTYEVEPEQKTKLGAFAYFLEGVKAVASDETTTFLIEHDHGSWEGEAKLVLVALTNSVGGFEKLAPEALADDGLLHLYIVENAALPAFVRMASALVRGKFEEDPAVEAIHTTRVSIRTSEPLSCNIDGDEGNTTPFDIEIMPRHIRAVVPGETD; from the coding sequence ATGAAAAAAGCGATGTTCATATGGAATCCTTCTTCAGGGAAGGAAAAAGCGGCGGATTACAAAGATTTTGCGGAAAAAACATTAATCGAAATGGGGTATGAGGCCGATACGCGTGAAACGACAGGGCCGGGGGATGCCACGCAATTTGCGGAAGAAGCCTGCGAAAAACACTATGATCTTGTCGTTGCGATGGGCGGCGATGGGACGATCAACGAAGCGGTGTCGGGTTTGGCAGAAAAACAACATGAACCGCTATTTGGGTTGGTCCCGCTTGGCACCGTTAACGATTTTGCCCGTGCGCTCGGCATTTCCCTCAATCCCGAAGAAGCGATTGAGGGCTTGAAAACGGGACGCGAAAAGCGTGTGGATATCGGAAAAGTCGGGGATCGGTACTTCATGAACATTTTGGCGATTGGCGAGATTGCCGAATCGACCTACGAAGTGGAACCTGAACAGAAGACCAAGCTTGGGGCTTTCGCGTATTTTCTCGAAGGCGTCAAAGCTGTCGCTTCCGATGAAACCACGACATTTTTGATCGAACATGACCACGGTTCGTGGGAAGGGGAAGCCAAGCTCGTCCTTGTAGCATTGACCAATTCCGTAGGCGGCTTCGAAAAACTCGCACCGGAAGCGTTGGCGGATGATGGCCTGCTTCATCTGTATATTGTCGAAAACGCCGCCCTTCCGGCGTTCGTCCGCATGGCGTCCGCTTTGGTGCGCGGGAAATTCGAAGAAGACCCGGCAGTGGAAGCCATCCACACGACAAGGGTCTCGATCCGCACAAGCGAACCGCTATCATGCAATATCGATGGCGACGAAGGGAACACGACGCCTTTCGATATTGAAATCATGCCGCGCCACATCCGGGCGGTCGTTCCTGGAGAAACCGATTGA
- a CDS encoding M15 family metallopeptidase translates to MKTTKKKREFDKKFYIKWMVIAMTAIWAAIAAVWLSMHNWDTEESMKALARAFTEQSAESGQQPPAEEEPAVKEEQAAAEKNDQPEKQAEEQPKEETPAPAPKDATVYPEIDQLPAEPTIVNGILLANKQHPLPASYAPGENAKARAAFDSMAQAAAKDGLQLVAFSTYRGFDRQKQLYEGYVAKDGQAAADRYSARPGFSEHQTGLAFDIGEAGQEQHWASSSFGDTAGGKWVKENAHNYGFILRYPQGKEQITGYMHESWHFRYVGKEVATAIYNQNITLEEYLGI, encoded by the coding sequence GTGAAAACGACAAAAAAGAAACGTGAATTCGACAAGAAATTTTATATAAAATGGATGGTGATCGCAATGACAGCAATCTGGGCAGCTATTGCCGCAGTCTGGCTCTCGATGCATAATTGGGATACTGAAGAAAGCATGAAAGCATTGGCGAGAGCCTTTACCGAACAATCGGCAGAAAGCGGGCAACAACCCCCTGCGGAGGAGGAACCGGCAGTGAAAGAAGAACAAGCAGCGGCAGAAAAAAACGACCAGCCTGAAAAGCAAGCGGAAGAACAGCCGAAAGAAGAAACGCCTGCACCGGCACCGAAAGACGCCACCGTCTATCCGGAGATCGATCAATTACCGGCAGAACCGACTATCGTGAACGGCATCCTGCTGGCGAATAAGCAGCACCCGCTGCCTGCAAGCTACGCACCAGGCGAGAACGCGAAAGCCCGTGCCGCATTCGATTCGATGGCACAAGCAGCTGCCAAAGACGGCCTGCAATTGGTCGCCTTCAGCACATACCGCGGATTCGACCGCCAAAAGCAATTATACGAAGGCTATGTCGCCAAAGATGGCCAGGCAGCAGCCGACCGTTACAGCGCACGCCCTGGTTTCTCTGAACACCAGACCGGTCTCGCGTTTGACATCGGCGAAGCCGGCCAGGAGCAGCATTGGGCATCCTCTTCCTTCGGCGATACGGCAGGGGGGAAATGGGTGAAGGAAAACGCGCATAATTACGGCTTCATCCTGCGCTACCCGCAAGGAAAAGAACAAATCACAGGGTATATGCATGAATCCTGGCATTTCCGCTACGTTGGAAAAGAAGTGGCCACTGCGATCTACAACCAGAACATCACCTTGGAAGAATATTTGGGAATTTAA
- a CDS encoding squalene/phytoene synthase family protein: protein MSKVANLQKESLAMLKQTSRTFFIPISFLDPILKKTVGSAYLCMRAIDEIEDHPELPAEVKASLLRSIQHMLETNMDETEYAALVAPYADYLPSVTMRLPDWVEVCPPEIRGKVLESTAIMAGGMAKWVEKDWVIHTREDLDDYTYYVAGLVGVMLSDLWRWHDGTETDTKLAIGFGRGLQAVNMLRNYDEDYERGVTFVPDGWTRDDMFSYARENLAEADQYVKSIKNKRILMFCKVPLALAHSTLKALKSGKEKMSRQEVEGIVEQLKEEERLS, encoded by the coding sequence ATGAGCAAAGTCGCCAATCTGCAAAAAGAATCACTCGCGATGCTGAAACAAACGAGCCGGACCTTTTTCATTCCGATCAGCTTTTTGGATCCCATCCTGAAAAAAACCGTCGGCTCCGCCTATTTGTGCATGCGCGCAATCGATGAAATCGAGGATCATCCCGAGCTTCCAGCTGAAGTGAAAGCGTCTCTTCTGCGCTCCATCCAACATATGCTCGAAACGAATATGGACGAAACCGAATACGCAGCTCTTGTCGCCCCTTATGCGGATTATTTGCCATCCGTGACGATGAGGCTCCCGGATTGGGTTGAAGTGTGCCCGCCTGAAATCCGCGGAAAAGTGCTCGAATCAACGGCCATCATGGCTGGCGGAATGGCCAAATGGGTCGAAAAGGATTGGGTCATCCACACGCGCGAAGACTTGGACGATTACACCTATTATGTTGCCGGGCTTGTCGGTGTCATGCTTTCCGACCTTTGGAGATGGCATGATGGCACCGAAACCGATACAAAGCTCGCCATCGGGTTCGGCCGTGGTTTGCAAGCCGTCAACATGCTGCGCAATTACGACGAAGATTATGAACGCGGTGTCACATTCGTGCCGGATGGCTGGACGCGCGACGATATGTTCAGCTATGCGCGTGAAAACCTGGCGGAAGCCGACCAATACGTAAAATCCATTAAGAACAAGCGCATTCTCATGTTCTGCAAAGTGCCGCTTGCATTAGCCCATAGCACCTTAAAGGCGCTCAAGTCCGGCAAGGAAAAAATGAGCCGCCAGGAAGTTGAAGGCATTGTCGAACAATTAAAAGAAGAAGAACGCCTCAGCTAA
- a CDS encoding MBL fold metallo-hydrolase has translation MYMERSTETEAIMPMTSIRSGSGIEIAPDTYCYTTKISNVFLIGNPSISPRWVLVDAGMPHSADKILKEAEKRFGPDQQLQSILLTHGHFDHVGGLIDILEKHPVPVYAHPEEFPYLTGKEDYPEPDSSVEGGMVTKMSKTFPVKAIDISEHLVELPPDGSIPDLPNWRWLHTPGHTKGHVSFFKDVGRVLIAGDAFVTVKQDSLYKVMRQKKEVHGPPVYLTTDWRAAWESVSKLADLKPSFAATGHGKPMKGSQLAKGLVELANHFPDVAVPSHGKFVHTK, from the coding sequence ATGTATATGGAACGCAGCACTGAAACCGAGGCAATCATGCCGATGACGTCAATCCGCAGCGGCTCGGGCATCGAAATCGCCCCCGATACGTATTGCTATACGACGAAAATCTCCAATGTCTTCCTGATCGGCAACCCATCCATCAGCCCGCGCTGGGTATTGGTGGACGCGGGGATGCCACATTCCGCCGACAAGATTCTGAAAGAAGCGGAAAAACGCTTCGGCCCGGATCAGCAATTGCAATCGATTTTATTGACCCACGGCCATTTTGACCATGTCGGCGGGCTTATCGACATCCTCGAAAAGCATCCAGTCCCGGTTTATGCCCATCCGGAAGAATTTCCGTACCTGACCGGCAAGGAAGATTACCCGGAACCGGATTCCAGCGTCGAAGGCGGGATGGTCACGAAAATGTCCAAGACCTTCCCTGTCAAGGCCATCGACATTTCCGAGCATTTAGTGGAATTGCCGCCAGACGGCAGCATCCCTGACCTGCCGAATTGGCGCTGGCTCCATACACCTGGCCATACGAAAGGCCATGTCTCGTTCTTCAAGGACGTCGGCCGCGTATTGATTGCGGGAGATGCCTTTGTCACCGTCAAGCAGGATTCACTTTATAAAGTGATGCGCCAGAAAAAAGAAGTGCACGGGCCGCCTGTGTATTTAACGACGGATTGGCGCGCTGCCTGGGAGTCCGTTTCGAAACTTGCCGACTTGAAGCCTTCTTTCGCTGCCACAGGGCACGGCAAGCCGATGAAAGGTTCTCAATTGGCAAAAGGGCTGGTTGAGCTGGCGAATCATTTCCCGGATGTCGCCGTTCCATCTCACGGAAAGTTTGTCCACACGAAATGA
- a CDS encoding HAD-IIB family hydrolase encodes MNGATHLLATDLDGTLVGDRAGLQELLDFYERQPYEVGLIYITGRHLASARQLIADEALPVPEALVTDVGTEIYTGPDFRKDAQWEAHLMDEWAPGQVEALAREISGLTPQDLPVISRRSYHVTDTQAVEQFRNLLEAENVPHKLIFSGGKDLDILPPASGKGQALRYLLERHGLSDAKLLVAGDSGNDLEMLTLGFPSVIVGNAQPELKTHEEHPLIFRANRHCAGGIYEAWNHFHVD; translated from the coding sequence GTGAACGGAGCAACACACTTGTTAGCGACCGACCTGGACGGAACCTTAGTCGGTGATAGAGCAGGGCTGCAGGAACTGCTGGATTTTTATGAGCGGCAGCCTTATGAAGTCGGCTTGATCTATATTACCGGCCGTCATCTCGCATCCGCACGGCAGCTGATTGCAGATGAAGCGCTCCCGGTCCCGGAAGCGCTTGTCACCGATGTCGGGACTGAAATCTATACAGGCCCCGATTTTCGGAAAGATGCACAATGGGAAGCCCATTTGATGGACGAGTGGGCGCCTGGGCAAGTCGAAGCGCTCGCAAGAGAAATCAGCGGCTTGACACCACAGGACTTGCCTGTGATAAGCCGACGCTCCTACCATGTCACGGATACACAGGCGGTCGAGCAGTTCCGCAATCTGCTCGAAGCAGAAAATGTGCCCCATAAGCTGATCTTCAGCGGAGGCAAGGATTTGGATATCCTGCCTCCCGCAAGCGGGAAAGGCCAGGCGCTCCGTTATCTGTTGGAACGGCACGGCCTGTCCGATGCTAAACTTTTGGTGGCGGGTGATTCCGGAAATGACCTGGAAATGCTGACGCTCGGTTTTCCTTCCGTCATCGTTGGAAACGCCCAGCCCGAACTCAAGACCCATGAAGAACACCCGCTCATTTTCCGGGCGAATCGCCATTGTGCTGGCGGAATTTATGAGGCGTGGAACCATTTCCATGTAGACTGA